In the Hordeum vulgare subsp. vulgare chromosome 7H, MorexV3_pseudomolecules_assembly, whole genome shotgun sequence genome, one interval contains:
- the LOC123406992 gene encoding transport inhibitor response 1-like protein — translation MSGAAEEADSPPTHMSEDSSGSSSGGRRTPDLRGGNNGGGPRASSSAPPDQVLENVLESVLEFLTAARDRNAASLVCRSWYRAEAQTRRELFIGNCYAVDPRRAVWRFRGVHAVVLKGKPRFADFSLLPDGWGANVKPWLEALGPAYPCLERICLKRMTVTDDDLGLVARSFPQFKELSLVCCEGFSTLGLAVIAERCRHLRVLDLIEDYVDQEDEAVDWISKFPVSNTSLESLMFDCVGVPFNFEALEALVARSPSLRRLRVNHHVSVEQLRRLMARAPQLTHLGTGAFRPEAPQGGAMSVSELTPSFAASTSIVCLSGFQEVNPEYLPAIYPVCGNLTSLNVSFASLTAEDLTPVIRQCHKLQTFWVLDTVGDEGLRAVAETCSDLRELRVFPLDATEDSDGSVSDVGLQAISEGCRKLESILYFCQQMTNSAVVAMSNNCPDLVVFRLCIMGRHRPDRITGEPMDDGFGAIVMNCKKLTRLSVSGLLTDKAFSYIGKYGKLIKTLSLAFSGNSDLSLQFLFEGCTRLQKLEVRDSPFSDRGLLCGLDYFYNMRFLWMNSCRLTMRGCREVAQRMPNLVVEVMEEPNEDKVETETVDKLYLYRSLAGPRDDAPPLVKIL, via the exons ATGagcggggcggcggaggaggcggacTCCCCGCCGACGCACATGTCCGAGGACTCctccggctcctcctccggcggcaGGCGGACGCCGGATCTGAGGGGCGGCAACAACGGCGGCGGCCCgcgcgcctcctcctccgcgccGCCCGACCAGGTCCTGGAGAACGTGCTGGAGAGCGTGCTCGAGTTCCTCACGGCCGCGCGCGACCGCAACGCCGCCTCGCTCGTCTGCCGCTCCTGGTACCGCGCCGAGGCGCAGACGCGCCGCGAGCTCTTCATCGGCAACTGCTACGCCGTCGACCCGCGCCGCGCCGTCTGGCGCTTCCGCGGCGTCCACGCCGTCGTGCTCAAGGGCAAGCCGCGCTTCGCCGACTTCAGCCTCCTCCCTGACGGCTGGGGCGCCAACGTCAAGCCCTGGCTGGAGGCGCTCGGGCCCGCCTACCCGTGCCTCGAGCGCATCTGCCTCAAACGCATGACCGTCACCGACGACGACCTCGGCCTCGTCGCGCGCTCCTTCCCGCAGTTCAAGGAGCTCTCGCTCGTCTGCTGCGAGGGCTTCAGCACCCTCGGCCTCGCCGTCATCGCCGAGCGTTGCCG GCATCTGAGGGTTCTGGATCTGATCGAGGACTATGTGGATCAGGAGGACGAAGCAGTGGACTGGATCTCCAAGTTCCCAGTGTCCAACACATCACtagagtccctcatgtttgactGCGTTGGTGTCCCGTTCAATTTTGAGGCCCTGGAGGCCCTTGTGGCACGCTCACCTTCTCTTCGTCGGCTGCGTGTGAACCACCACGTTTCAGTGGAGCAGCTCCGCCGTCTCATGGCACGGGCTCCTCAGCTCACACACCTCGGCACTGGGGCCTTTCGTCCTGAGGCTCCACAAGGTGGAGCCATGTCGGTGTCTGAACTCACGCCCTCGTTTGCAGCCTCAACTTCTATAGTCTGCCTCTCTGGATTCCAGGAGGTCAACCCAGAATACCTTCCAGCAATCTACCCTGTGTGTGGTAATCTCACCTCCCTTAATGTTAGCTTCGCAAGCCTAACTGCTGAGGATCTGACACCGGTCATTCGCCAATGCCACAAACTTCAAACATTTTGG GTTCTTGATACTGTAGGCGATGAAGGCCTCAGGGCTGTGGCTGAGACATGCTCTGATCTTCGTGAGCTGCGAGTATTTCCACTGGATGCCACGGAGGACTCTGACGGGTCTGTTTCAGATGTTGGTCTTCAGGCTATCTCCGAAGGTTGCCGGAAGCTCGAGTCCATACTTTACTTTTGCCAACAGATGACAAATTCTGCAGTCGTAGCCATGTCCAATAACTGCCCTGACCTTGTGGTGTTCCGTCTTTGCATCATGGGTCGCCACCGTCCTGATCGTATCACCGGGGAGCCCATGGATGATGGCTTTGGCGCGATAGTGATGAACTGCAAGAAACTTACTAGGCTCTCTGTCTCTGGCCTGCTCACTGATAAGGCGTTTTCATACATTGGGAAATATGGCAAACTGATAAAGACTTTGTCTCTTGCCTTCTCGGGTAACAGTGACCTATCGCTTCAGTTTTTGTTTGAGGGGTGCACTCGGTTGCAGAAGCTTGAGGTTAGAGATAGCCCTTTCAGCGATAGGGGATTGCTTTGTGGTCTGGATTATTTCTACAACATGAGGTTCCTGTGGATGAATTCATGCAGGCTAACCATGAGGGGTTGTAGAGAGGTAGCTCAGCGGATGCCTAACTTAGTTGTTGAAGTAAtggaggagccaaatgaggatAAGGTGGAAACAGAGACCGTTGATAAGTTGTACCTGTACCGATCACTAGCAGGGCCAAGGGATGATGCACCGCCGTTGGTGAAAATTTTGTAG